The following is a genomic window from Thioclava electrotropha.
GCGCGACCATCTCGCGCGGGATCACCACGGCGCCGCCGCCCAACCCGAATTCCAGCGCACCGGGGCTGAGCGGGATCGCGTCGAGCGCCTCGGGCTGCGCCCCGGCATGCGAGATCACACGTCCCAGATCGGGGTCATAGCTAAGGATGCGGTCATCGCGGACCACGACATAGCCGCTGCTCTGCGCGCTCCGCCCGTCGGGCAGCGTCAGAGACAGCGTCACCTTGTGCCGTCCCGGCATGCGGAAGCCCACCGGCACCTGTGCGCCGTCGAGGTTGGTCTGCCCGTCGATCTGCCAGCGATAGGCGACCTCGGCAGGGTCCACCCCCTCGGGCAGCACACTCTCGCGCGCGTCGAATTGCAGCGTGGTGCCGCCGCCTTCGCTGCGCGCGAACCGCATGACCGGCTGGAGCGCGTCCGGACCGCCGAGAATATCGAGCATCGGCGCGCCGATCCCGTTCCCGGCCAAGGCCCCACCCGGAAGATAGGCGTAATTCATGATCTCACGCGGCGCACCGGTGCGCGCGGCGACGAAGAGCTGGTCGTAATAGCTCGCCCGCTGCGGCGTGATGTCCTGGATCAGCAGGTTGTCGCGGAGCTTCCAATCGGGCTGCCCCGCCGGGCCTGCGATCTCGCTCACCGCATTGCGGGCGATCTCGACGGCGCGAGCGTCGCGCGCCACGCGGATCTGCGGGATCCAGAGAACCGGATCGCGTTTCTCGCCCTCGGAATAGACGTCATGGATGAGCGTGTTGTTAGCGATCTTCACGCCCTCCGCCTCGCCCACCGTGATCCCGTGCAGATGGGCGTTGATGATGACGTTCCCGCTGATCTCGACATTGCGGTAGAACATCTCCGCGCCCGCCTTGCCGCGATCGACCAGCTCGTTGCGCATCAGGATCGACTGGGTAAAGCCGCCCTCGCCGGAATTGAGCAGGTTGTTCGTGATCGCGATGTCGCGGCTGGGCCGTTCGGTGCCTGCGGTCCAGAACTGGATCATGTCGGCATGATCGCCCGAGGCGACGGCACGGCGAAAATCGTGAATGTGGTTGTTTGCGATCTCTGCGCGTTCGATCTGGGCGAAGTTCAGCCCGTCCATCCGCATGTCATGGATGTCGTTGGCGGCCACCACCAGATCGGTGCAGTCGGTGAAGATCGCGCCACGGTAAAAGCGACGAAACTCGGAGCGTTCGACCGTGATCCCGGTCGAGGCGCGTACTGCGAGGCCAAAGGCGGTGGGCAGCGGCCCCTGCTCGATCAGATCGGGATCGGCGGGGGCGAGGTCTCCGTCGAACAGCGCATTGCGGATCGTCAGATCGCGGGTGGTGAAGACCTGAAAGGGGCGGATATTGGACCGGTCGCCCTCGGTGTAACGGTAATCGAAGGTCACGGCCTCGATGACGACATGGCTGACTTCCCGCAGGTTCATCTGCGCGATCACCGCCCGGTTGTCCGGATCGGCAGAGCGGAAGGTGATCGGCGCACCCTCGCGCCCCGTCAGCCCCCGCAGATCGAGCGCGTCATAGTCGCCTGGCGCGATCAGAACCGTGTCGCCCGGCTCCAGCTTCGCCCCGACCCGCGCCAGCCCGGCCGTATCCGAGACCTGCCAGTCGCGCGCCAGTGCGGGCAGCGCCCCGAGTACGAGAAGACCGACGGCCAAAAGCCCACGCCGTCCGACGCGGGCTGCATGCCTCGTGGTGAATGCGATCTGCTCCATCGCTGCCTGCCTGTTCCGGGCCGCTTTTTGCGGCTCTGATATCTTGACGTCACGCTAGCGTGAGGAAGATCGACGCGGCAAGCGCTTTAACCCAGATTAAACTTTGCACATTGCCATTGTGGCCTTCGCGCCGCTAAAGCCGCCCGAAAACCGCCTGCCGCAGCATCCAGCCCATCCGCGCGAGCCGCAGTCTCGCGAGCGTCGCCACGGCGCGCCACCGCTCGGTCGCGTCGCGCAGCTCTGGATGGCGCAGCACCTTCGGCAGATGAGCGAGGATCGAGACGGGCATCAAGAGCGCCTTCGCCCCCCAGCGCAGCCGCGCGGGCAGGTTTGATCCATTCACGCCGAAGCCTTCCTCGGTGAGCCGGCGCCATTTGCGCGACAGCGCCGCCCAGTCCTGCCGCGATGGATGGCCCACGCGCAGCCCGTCGGCATAGATCAGCGAATAGCCCTTCGCGGTCGCCCGACGGCACCAGTCGAGATCCTCCGACAGCCCCGCGATGAAGGGGCCGGTGGCCTCGTAGACATCGCGCCGGGTCAGCAGGTTCCCGGTGCCGGAGAACCCTTTTTCCTCGATATAGCGGCGAAAATCGAAGGCGAAGACAGTCTCGAACGCCTCCGCGCCGGATCGGGGCGGCGGAGTCTCATCGAAGACGAAGACATGGCCGCCGACCAGATCGCCCTGCCCGGCCACGGCGAAGGCGGTCGCGATCCAATCGGGATCGGCCACGCAGTCGCTGTCGATGAAGAACAGCCGCGCCGCCGTCGTCTCCGCCACCCCACGATTGCGCGCCTCTGCCGCACCTTTCTTGGTCTCGATCACGATCCGAAGGTCGGGATAGGCCGCGCGGAGGGGGGCCAGATCGTCGGTCGAGCCATTGTCGACCACCAGCAGCTCGCAACGCGCATCCAGTTGCGGCGCAAGCGTCTCGAGGCAGCGCATGAGCCGCGTGACGTCGTTGTAATGCGGGATGATGATCGCGGCCTCGGCCATCACAGCGCCTTCATCAAGTTTAACAACGCCGCGTCATAGGCGGCGAGCCGGTCGATTCCGCGCGCAAGTGCCGCCTTCGCCTCTGCCGCGAGGCTGTCGCGATCAGCGAACCCTTGCTCCAGCGCCGCCATCCCCGCATCCGCATCCGCCTTGGTCGCATCGACCGTGTGGTCGTAGCCAAGCGCGCCGAACAGCCCCGCAAACTTGCGGCTATAGGCGAGCGGCACCACAGCGACACCGGACGAGAACGCCGCGATACAGGCATGCATCCGCGCCCCGGTGAAGAAATCGAGCCCCGCGATATAGCTCTTCGCCTCGGACGGGCTTGCGAAGGCAGGCGCGCAGATCACGTCATGCTCGGCGGCCAGCGCCTCACAGGCGTGCAGGTCATCCTCGATCACCATCGGGCCTTCGGGCACGATCACATGCGGCACCAGATGGACCTCGGCCCCCTGCCCCTTGAACCAGTCGATCGTGCGCGCGATCAGCGCGGGATAATTCAGCGCCATCCCGAAATCATTGCCCCCGTGATAGCCCCCCGCCATCAACAGCCCCGAGACGTTGATCCCGACGCGCACCGGCCCAGCGTCGCGCGGCGCGGGCGGCTCATAGGGCAGCCGCAGCGCCAGATCGGAGGCCAGAACCGGTGCGCCGCGATAGCCCAGATCGTCCAGCGCTGCGCGCGAGCGTTCGTCGCGCACCGCCACCAAAGCCGAGCGGTTGAGGCTCATCCGCGCCAGCCGCATCGACCAGCCCTTGGTGAAGGGCCCCACGGTCTGCGGCGCGACCACCAAAGGCGTGCCCGCGAGATGTGTGGCGAACTTCATCCAGAACATCTTCACCAGTCGCGAGGCCCCGTAGATATCGGCGAAACTGTCACCGCCGCCAATGTCGATCACCAGATCAGCGGCCTTAACTTCGGCCCACAACCCTTTGGGAGATTTCAGAAATGCGCCATCCACCTCGATCAGTCGCAAGTCGTCGCCTGCCACATAAGGCGCGCGCCGGTCCTTCCAGTCGAGCACGGTGATCGCGATCTCGCGTCCCGCTTTGGCGGCAAGATCGCGCAGAAGGGCGATCTCCGACACGGTCAGCGCGCCGACGCCAAGATTGTCCGAGCGCGTCGAGTGGAAGATCAGGCAGACGCGCAGCATGCGGCTCATTTTCGGCCCCGCAACACACGTCGAACTGTGCCTGCGAAATTGCGCAGGTTCCGCGTGACCGGGTTCTGCAATGCGCAGGCGCGCAGGTTCATCCCCTCGTAGCGCGGGATCGGGCGGGCCATCAGTTTGAGCGCCGCGAGACGCGCGAAAAGGGCGCGGCGACGTTCGCGCTGGCCGGGCTGAATCGCGGCCAGTTCCGCCACATCGAACGGCGCGGTCTCGACCGCCTCCGCCGCCTCGGCCTCCCTCAGAATTTCCGCGCCGAGCCGCGTGCGCGCCACGATCAGGCTGTGCCCCGGCGCCTCCTCGAACAGCGGATAGCCCGCATCGTCGGCCTCCCACGCATCGGCGCAGACCAGATCGGCGGCGACGCCGGTGCCATCGGCGCAAATCTTGCAGCGGTGCTGGATGTGGCGCGACAGCACCCCGCCCCAGGCCGCGTGATAGCTCGTCACGCGGGTGGAGCCATCGTGCAGCGCGGCCACCGTCTTGCCCGGCCAGCCATTGCCGCGATAGCGGAAGGCCGTCAATTGATCCTCCGGCGCGCCCATTTCCGCCAGCAATTCCCGCGCGCCCTCCGCGCTGGGAACGCCCGCGCAGAAGAAGGACAGGATCACCGGGAAACTCCGCGCGAGTTTCGGGTCGCGCGCGACCAGCGCCCGCAAAGCCACCGCATCGCAAGGCTTGCCGATCACCGCGAAGCGCCGCCCATCCGCGATCAGCGACGACAGATCGGCCAGCGGGGCCGAAGGCGCATAGCGCGAGCCCGCCGCCCCCAGAACCTCGTCGCGCGTGGTGCTCAGCCGCATCCGGTTGCCGATCGGGTTGTCGGGGTCGGGCTCGATCTGCGCTATGGCATCGACGCGACCCGATTGCAGCAGATGCAGCGCCAGCGCCGAGAGCGCCCCGCCCGAGGCCCCCGCATGGCGCAGGTCCGCGTCGGTGGCGTGACCGCTCTTCATCTCCATGAACCGCCCCCAGAGCGGCTCCTCTCCGGGCGCGACGCGCTGCGCGCTCTGGCCCAAGCCCGGGCAGCAGGCGGCAATCGCGGTCTCCGCTCGCGCGCTGATCTCGGCGCTTTGCACCGGGCGCAGGAAGCCGCGCGCATCGGGCGCCATCGCGATCTCCTGCGGCGCGACCCCGGCACACAGCCCGCAGCCCGCGCAGAGATCGCCCGCCGCGACGTGGGCGAGCGCCTCGCTCGAAGGCGTCGAAATGGGGCTGTGATGGGTCATGCTCGGCCGATCTGGTTTTTCAAGGAGTTGAACAGCAAAGCCGTGAATCTGGCAAGGCTTGGCTGGGTCGGTCGCCGCGCGTGACGTGGCCGTCAAGCCACAGCCGTCACAGCGCGCTTGACCCGACGGCCCCTCGGGCGGGATTATGGGCGCAAAACATGCGCGGGCGGCCAAACCCCGCGCCATATCGGACAGTACATGCTTCGCACCGCGATCCTCATCCTCAGCGGGAACGCCGCCACCTCGGCGCTGATGCTCGCGCGCAATCTACTGATCGCGCGGCTGATCCCGGTCGCCGATTACGGCGTGGCCGCAACCTTCGCGATGGTGATGGCGGTGATCGAGATGGGCTCGACGCTGGGGCTGCAGCAGCAGATCGTGCAGTCAAAGCGCGGCGACGACCCCGCGTTTCAGGCAGCACTGCAAGGCTTTCAAATGCTGCGCGGCGTGATCGCGGCGGCTGCGCTGTTCGTGCTGGCCGGGCCGATCGCCGACTTCCTCGATATCCCAGAGGCCGCACCGGCCTATCGTTGGCTCGCGCTGGTGCCGCTCCTGACGGCGGCGCAGCATTTCGACATCCACCGCGCCCAGCGCAGGGGTCACTATCGCCCGATGCTGCTGACGGGGGCGCTGCCCGCACTGGCCGCGCTTATCGCGATCTGGCCGCTCTCGCGCCTCTTCGACGACTGGCAGGTGGCGCTTTGGGCGATCCTGCTGCACGCGGCCCTCGGCGTTCTGGTCTCGCACCTGATGGCCGAACGCCGCTACCGCCTGCGCCTCGACCGCACCGAGATGCGCGCGAACCTGCGTTTCGGCGCGCCGCTTCTGGCCAATGCGGCCCTGATGTATCTGGTCTTTCAGGGCGACAAGATCATCGTCGGGCGACTGGCGGGGATGGAGGCGCTGGCGATCTTCGCGATGGGCATGACGCTGACGCTGACACCCACGCTGATCGGCGCGAAATCGGTGCAGAACCTCTTTCTGCCGAAACTCTCGGCCGCGCATGGCCGTGCGGACGCCGTCGCGCATCGCCAGCTTGCCGGGGCGACCTTCGAAGGGATGTTCCTCTCCGGATCGATCCTGCTGCTGGGCACGGTCCTGATCGGACCGCTCGTCGTCACGGCCCTTCTGGGGGCGAAATATGCAAGCCTCCTGCCGCTCCTGATCCCCTTCGCGCTGATGAATGCGCTCCGCGCGATCAAGAACGGGCCGAGCACGGTCGCGCTCTCGGCGGGGCAGACCGATAACGGCTTTTGGGGGAACCTGCCCCGGATCGCGGTGCTCCCTCTGAGCTATTGGGCGCTGATTGAGACCGGCTCGGTCGTGCCGGTGATCTGGCTCGGGGTCGCGGGCGAGGCGATCGGTCTTGGCGTGGCGCTCTGGCGGCTGTCGCAGGTCATGGCGCTGCCTCAGGTTGGCCGCGCCGCGCTGACGACCGCACTCGTGCTGGTCGCGATCCCGCTTATCACACTTGCAACGCCCGACACGCTGGTGATCTGGCCGATCGCGCTGATCCTGAGCGCGGTGCAACTTGCCGCCCTGCCCCATCTGCGGGCCTATTTCGGACGCCCGCAGATCGGCACTGCCTGACCCCGCGCCTCTGTACGATTTTCGTGCTACACTCCCCGATGACGCGCGCCATAAACCAAAGAGGGAGGATCGGTATGAACCGGTTTCTGGGTTATGTCTTCGTCGCGGCTTTGTCGTTCACCACACCTGTCCTTGCCGAGGAGATGCGCGAGGTTCCGGTCTATTTCTCAGCCGGAGCGGATAACGCGGTTCTGAGCGACCGCATCAAGGGCTATGACAGCGTGATCTACACGATCGGCGCCGAGGCCGGACAGACGATCGATATCAAGCTGTCCACAAAGCACACCGCCACGTATTTCAACCTCTACGGTCCCGGGAGCGGCCCGGGCGATCAGGCGATCATGACCAGCCAGTTAACGCCCGAGCTGAACCACTACACAGGCACGCTGCCCAGTTCGGGGACCTACAAGATCTCGGTCTACATGATGCGCTCGGCGGCGCGGCGCGACGAGGTTGCGAATTTCGACATCCGGATCGGGATCACCGGGAAGACCGGCGCGATCGTGCAGGGCGATTATGCCGACGGGCTGCAGGGCGGGCCCGATTTCTGGCAGGTCCAGACCGGCGACATCAACGATCCGCTTAACCTGCGCGCGGGGCCCTCGACCGGGGCGGCGATCCTCGGGCGGTTCCCCGAGGGGGCGATCCTGCGCAACATGGGCTGCCGGATGGCTGAGGGTCAGCGCTGGTGCAAAGTCGCGGCGACCGAAGGGTCTCTGACCGGCTGGGTTGCCGGGCGCTACCTTCGTGAAGGCTCTGCCCCGCCGCCACGCGTGGCCGAACCCGAGACCCGCGATCAGCAGGTCCAGTTCGCCCCCGGCACGAGCGGCGCGGTGCTGAGATCGACCCTCGCCCCCGGAGCCGCGGTGAACTACCGGCTCGGTGCTCGGGAAAAGCAGTTCCTGACGGCGCAGCTCCAGACCGACTCGCCTGCGGTGCATTTCAACATCTTCACCCCGGACGGCGAGCTTCTCTACGAGAGCCGCGGCGGTAGGCGGGACTATCGCGGCCAGCTCTGGCTGAACGGCGAGAACCGGATCACGGTCTACAATATCGGCGACGCCCCGGCCCCCTTCACGATGATCGTCGGGATCGAGTGAACGCAGGCGGCGCCAAACGGGGAGGACAGTCCAATGACCAAGATGACGACACTCACACGCAGGGCCGCCACCGCGATCCTCGCGGGCGTGACCCTGATCGCGCTCGCAGCCTGCGTTCCCGAGCCACCCGACGGACGGCCAAGCCCGCTCGATGGGGACTGGGTCGGAAGGTACACCCCTCAGTCCATGCGTGTGATGGATCGCCCCTGCACACCGGGCTATGGCGGGATACGCATACAAGACGGCCGGGTTTCGGGCGAGGCTACCAACACCTACGGAGCCTCCTACAGGATTTCCGGGCATGTCGTCGGGGCCGACCGGATCGTCGGGAATTTCTACTTCCGGACGCGCTCTGTCGGCTCACTCAAGGGGCACCTCGTCAAGGGGCGCCTCGTGGGGAATTATGAAAACGTCGACGGATGCAGGGGCAGCTGGGTCGCCACCCGACAGTGAGCAGGCTTACTCGGAAACCTTTTTCACGAATTGCGACTTCAGCCCCATCTGACCGATGCCGGGCACCTTGCAGTCGATGTCGTGATCGCCATCCACGAGACGAATGCCGCGCACCTTGGTGCCGACCTTCACGACCGAGGAAGAGCCCTTCACCTTGAGGTCCTTGATCACCGTCACCGTGTCGCCATCGTTTAGCACGTTGCCGACCGCATCGCGCACCTCGGCGGGCGCATCCGCGTCACCCGAGGCCGACCATTCATGGCCGCATTCGGGACAGATCAGGAGGGCGTCCATCTCGTAGGTGAAGGACGAATTGCATTCGGGGCACGGGGGCAAGGTATCGCTCATGGGTCATGCCCTTAGTCTCACGCGCCTGTTATCGCCAGAAAAATCGTTCACCTGCGACAAAAAGCGAGATGCAACGGTGCGACCTGTGCGGCTCCAGCCCGCTCAGGCGGGATCGGGCAGGCCGTGAACCTCGCCCGCGCGCAGCACTTCAGGCGCATAGGCCTTGCGGGCAAACACCTCGCGGACATCCTCGACGAAGCTCTCCAGCGGGTCCATCGGATAGGCCGGATCGAAGCTCGACTGATCCCAGCGCTCGCAGAATTGCTCGCAGCTGTTGTAGCAGGGATGGTCCTTGAACTTCTGCCGCTCTTCCGGATCCCAGCCGTAGTGATGGCCGTAATAGGCGATCTGGAAGATGCCGTGATGCTCCACCACCCACGAGACCTCTTCGCGGACATAGGGGCGCAGGATTTCGGCGGCCATCCGGTCGTGGTTCTGGGGGGCGAGCCGGTCGCCGATATCGTGCAGCAGCGCCGCCACGATCCAGTCGAGATCCGCCCCATCGCGCCGCGCCCGCGTCGCCGCCTGAAGCCCATGTTCGAGCCGCGTGATCTGGTAGCCCGACAGCGTCTCCTCCGCCTGCGCGGCCAATTCGCGCAACAGCCGGTCCGCCGTGCCTGCAAGGAAGGGCTTTTCCAGCTCTTCGAGTAGTTCGTAATCCTCGCGGGTGCCGTCTTTCATCTGGGTGAAGGAGACTGTCGGTCCGGATGCGGGCATCTGCGGTCCTTCCGGTTGCGGGTTTCGATCCTCGGCCCCCTCGGGCCCCTGCGCATATCGTGACGCGAGGCCGCGCAAATGACCAGAGCCCGTCCCTGCCCTCTTCCCCAAGAAATAATGCGGCCCTCTCCGGGGGGTTGGAGAGGGCCAGTTTCGCCGATCAGGCTCATTCGTTGACCGCCCGAGCTTATCGTCGTTTTGCCTGGGCCTTCTCAGCGTCTGGGGCGAGCGCACCCGCCCCGGATCTCGTTATCGCGCGCGGCGCTCAGTGCAGCGCCATCTCGCGCGCGGTCATCAGCGTGACGGTCGTCGCGCTACCGGCCATGCGGATATCGGTCACGTCGAGCGCGTGGTGATCGAGGTCGCCGCCGAGGCAGGCGATCTCGATGCCGGTGAAGGTCGCGTCGATCAGCGAAGTCAGTTCCTCGCCCACCAGCTCGGCCTCGATGCCACCGGGAATCCGGCGCGTGGCTTTCGGGGTCACCTTCTTATTGCCGACGATCAGATCCAATTTCCGCTCCTTTTGCCGCCTTTGGCGGTCTTTCTGTCCCTCGGCCCGCCATGCGAATGGGCCCCAGTCGTCATGTCCCAGTCCCCGACACGCGGATCGCGTGTGGTCGTCGTCGGGGCCCCAGCCGCCAGACCGGAGCCCCTGTCCCTCAAGAGCAACCGCTGGTCGCCCCGCAGGTGTTGCACTTCATGCAGGTGCCGTTGCGCACCAGCGTATAGTTGCCGCAATCGCCGCAGGCCTCGCCCTCGTAGCCCTGCATCTTGGCCTTGGCGCGCGCATCCATCTGGACACCGCCAGAGGAGACCGCCGTGGAGCTGGAGGCACGGGCCTGCGCGCTTTGCGCGGGCATCTGCGAGGTCACGACGTCCACACCGCCCTGCAGCACCATCAGCTCTTGCGGCAGGCGCTTGCGCAGGTAACCGGTCGAGGAAATCTGACGCAGCACTTCGAGCGATTTCGACGCGTTCTCGGACATCGGCTCGACATTGCCATCGGCGCGCTTGCCCTCGTTTTCGCCGCCGCCCAGATCGTCGAAGCTGGTGCCCTGCGGCTTGATATGCGCAAGGTCGGTGCGGTCGAGATAGGACACGGCCAGTTCGCGGAACACGTAATCGAGGATCGAGGTCGCGTTCTTGATCGAGTCGTTGCCCTGAACCATGCCGGCGGGTTCGAACTTGGTGAAGGTGAAGGCGTCCACGAACTCCTCCAGCGGCACGCCGTATTGCAGGCCGACCGACACGGCGATCGCGAAGTTGTTCATCATCGCCCGGAAGCCAGCGCCTTCCTTGTGCATGTCGATGAAGATCTCGCCCAGCGTCCCGTCGTGGTATTCGCCGGTGCGCAGATAGACCTTGTGGCCGCCCACGACCGCCTTCTGGGTGTAGCCCTTGCGGCGCTCGGGAAGCTTCTCGCGGTGGCTGCGCACGATCTCCTTGACCAGCACCTTCTCGACGATCTTCTCGGCGAGCACGGCAGCTTTCTCCTGGGTCGAGCCGGTGGCGAGGATTTCCTCGGCCTCCTCGTCATCCTCGACCAGCGCGGCGGCCAACGGCTGCGACAGCTTGGAGCCGTCACGATAGAGAGCGTTCGCCTTGATGCCGAGCGACCAGCTGAGTTCATAGGCCGCTTTCACGTCTTCGATCGAGGCGTGGTTCGCCATGTTGATCGTCTTCGAGATCGCCCCCGAGATGAAGCTCTGCGCGGCGGCCATCATGTAGATGTGGCTGTCGACGCTGAGGTAGCGCTTGCCCTTCTTGCCGCAGGGATTGGCGCAGTCGAACACGCTCAGGTGCTCGTCCTTCAGATGCGGCGCCCCTTCCAGCGTCATCGTCCCGCAGACATGGTCGTTGGCGGCGTCGATCTGCTTCTTGGTAAAGCCGAGGTGACGCAGCATGTCGAAGGTCGGATCGTTCAGCTTCTCGGCCGGGATGCCCAGCGTCTGGGTGCAGAACTCCTCGCCCAGCGTCCACTGGTTGAAGACGAAGCGGATATCGAAGGCGGTCGGCAGCGCTGCCTCGACCTTCTCGATCTCGCGCGGGCCGAAGCCGTGGCCGATCAGCGCCGTGGTGTTGATGTCGGGGCAATTGCCAAGGCTGGCGTGACCCACCGCATAGGCGATGATCTCTTCGATCTGCGCCGAACCATAGCCCAGCGTCTCGAGCGCGCCCGGCACCGAGCGGTTGATGATCTTGAAGTAGCCGCCGCCTGCGAGCTTCTTGAACTTCACCAGCGCGAAGTCCGGCTCGATCCCGGTAGTGTCGCAATCCATCACGAGACCGATCGTCCCGGTCGGCGCGATCACCGACACCTGCGCGTTGCGGTAGCCGTGCTTCTCGCCCAGCGCCAGCGCCTCGTCCCAGGCTTGGGTGGCGAGCGCGATCAGGTCCTGATCGGGGCAGCCCTTCTGATCGAGCGCGACCGGCTTGGTCTCGAGGTTCTCGTAGCCGTCGGTCTTGCCGTAGGCCGCGTTGCGGTGGTTGCGGATGACGCGCAGCATGTGCTTGGCGTTCTTCTCGTAACCCGGGAAAGCGCCCAGCTCGCCCGCCATCTCGGCCGAAGTGGCGTAGGAGACACCGGTCATCACGGCGGTCAGCGCGCCACAGAGCGCCCGGCCTTCCTTGGAGTCGTAGCCCAGACCCATGTTCATCAGCAGGCCGCCGATATTGGCGTAGCCGAGGCCCAGCGTGCGGAAGTCGTAGCTGCGCTGCGCGATTTCCTTCGAGGGGAACTGCGCCATCAGCACCGAGATTTCCAGCGTCACGGTCCACAGGCGGGTGGCGTGCATGTAGCTTTCCGCGTCGAACTTGCCGTCCTTGTAGAAGGTCAGCAGGTTCATCGAAGCGAGGTTACACGCCGTGTCGTCGAGGAACATGTATTCCGAGCACGGGTTCGAGCCGCGGATCGCACCATCTTCGGGGCAGGTGTGCCATTCGTTGACCGTGTCGTGGAACTGGATGCCCGGATCGGCGCAGGCCCAGGCGGCGTGGCCGACCTGCTCCCACAGATCGCGCGCCTTCACGGTCTTGGCGACCTTACCGTCGGTGCGGCGGATCAGCTCCCAATCGGCATCGTCCTTCACCGCTTTCAGGAAAGCGTTGGTGACGCGCACCGAGTTGTTCGAGTTCTGGCCCGAGACCGAGACATAGGCTTCCGAGTCCCAGTCGGTGTCGTAGGTCGGGAATTCGATGCTGGCATAACCCTGCCGCGCATATTGCAGCACGCGGTTGATATAGGTCTCCGGGATCATCACGCGCTTGGCGGATTTGATCGCGTCTTTCAGCGCCTCGTTCTGGGTCGGATCGACCGAGGTCTCCGCCGAGCCGTCGAATTCGCGGATTGCGGTGAAGATGCCGTTCAGTTCACGCTCATGCAGCTTGGAGCCCGCGACCAGCGAGGCCACTTTCTGCTCTTCGATGACCTTCCAGTTGACGAATTCCTCGATATCGGGGTGATCCATGTCGCAGATCACCATCTTCGCCGCGCGGCGCGTGGTGCCGCCCGACTTGATCGCGCCCGCTGCGCGGTCGCCGATCTTCAGAAAGCCCATCAGGCCCGAGGATTTGCCGCCGCCCGAGAGGCTCTCGCCCTCGGCGCGCAGGCTCGAGAAATTGGTGCCGGTGCCCGAGCCGTATTTGAACAGGCGCGCCTCACGGACCCAGAGGTCCATGATCCCGCCCTCTTTCACCAGATCGTCGGAGACCGACTGAATGAAGCAGGCATGGGGCTGCGGATGCTCGTAGGCCGAGGTCGAGGAAGTCAGCTTGCCCGACTTGTGATCGACATAGAAGTGACCCTGACCGGGGCCGTCGATGCCGTAAGCCCAATGCAGGCCGGTGTTGAACCATTGCGGCGAATTCGGCGCTGCCATCTGTTCGGCCAGCATGAAGCGCATCTCGTCATAGTAAGCCTGCGCATCAGCTTCCGTGGAGAAGTAGCCGCCCTTCCAGCCCCAATAGCACCAGGCACCGGCGAGACGGTCGAACACTTGCTTGGCCGAGTTTTCACCGGTGTAGCGCGCCTCTTCGGGGAGCTGAGCAAGCGCCTCTTCATCGGGGACCGAGCGCCACAGGAATTCCGGCACGCCCTTCTCTTTGACCTTCTTCAGCGCCGCCGGAACGCCGGCCTTGCGAAAGTATTTCTGCGCGAGCACGTCGGACGCCACCTGGCTCCAGCGGCCGGGCACTTCGACCGACTCGTTTCGGAACACCACTTTCCCGTCAGGATTGCGAATCTCAGACGTGGTCGTCGTGA
Proteins encoded in this region:
- a CDS encoding vitamin B12-dependent ribonucleotide reductase; its protein translation is MKIERKFTTDETGAYGALEFTTTTSEIRNPDGKVVFRNESVEVPGRWSQVASDVLAQKYFRKAGVPAALKKVKEKGVPEFLWRSVPDEEALAQLPEEARYTGENSAKQVFDRLAGAWCYWGWKGGYFSTEADAQAYYDEMRFMLAEQMAAPNSPQWFNTGLHWAYGIDGPGQGHFYVDHKSGKLTSSTSAYEHPQPHACFIQSVSDDLVKEGGIMDLWVREARLFKYGSGTGTNFSSLRAEGESLSGGGKSSGLMGFLKIGDRAAGAIKSGGTTRRAAKMVICDMDHPDIEEFVNWKVIEEQKVASLVAGSKLHERELNGIFTAIREFDGSAETSVDPTQNEALKDAIKSAKRVMIPETYINRVLQYARQGYASIEFPTYDTDWDSEAYVSVSGQNSNNSVRVTNAFLKAVKDDADWELIRRTDGKVAKTVKARDLWEQVGHAAWACADPGIQFHDTVNEWHTCPEDGAIRGSNPCSEYMFLDDTACNLASMNLLTFYKDGKFDAESYMHATRLWTVTLEISVLMAQFPSKEIAQRSYDFRTLGLGYANIGGLLMNMGLGYDSKEGRALCGALTAVMTGVSYATSAEMAGELGAFPGYEKNAKHMLRVIRNHRNAAYGKTDGYENLETKPVALDQKGCPDQDLIALATQAWDEALALGEKHGYRNAQVSVIAPTGTIGLVMDCDTTGIEPDFALVKFKKLAGGGYFKIINRSVPGALETLGYGSAQIEEIIAYAVGHASLGNCPDINTTALIGHGFGPREIEKVEAALPTAFDIRFVFNQWTLGEEFCTQTLGIPAEKLNDPTFDMLRHLGFTKKQIDAANDHVCGTMTLEGAPHLKDEHLSVFDCANPCGKKGKRYLSVDSHIYMMAAAQSFISGAISKTINMANHASIEDVKAAYELSWSLGIKANALYRDGSKLSQPLAAALVEDDEEAEEILATGSTQEKAAVLAEKIVEKVLVKEIVRSHREKLPERRKGYTQKAVVGGHKVYLRTGEYHDGTLGEIFIDMHKEGAGFRAMMNNFAIAVSVGLQYGVPLEEFVDAFTFTKFEPAGMVQGNDSIKNATSILDYVFRELAVSYLDRTDLAHIKPQGTSFDDLGGGENEGKRADGNVEPMSENASKSLEVLRQISSTGYLRKRLPQELMVLQGGVDVVTSQMPAQSAQARASSSTAVSSGGVQMDARAKAKMQGYEGEACGDCGNYTLVRNGTCMKCNTCGATSGCS